A region from the Hippopotamus amphibius kiboko isolate mHipAmp2 chromosome 15, mHipAmp2.hap2, whole genome shotgun sequence genome encodes:
- the LOC130836216 gene encoding putative gustatory receptor clone PTE01, whose product MSKLYRTGNLTNISEFFLLGLSDDPELQPVLFTLFLSMYLVTVLGNLLIILAVTSDPHLHTPMYFFLSNLSLADIGFISTTVPRMTVNIQTHSKVISYVGCLTQMSVFIFFGCMDDMLLTVMAYDRFVAICHPLHYQVIMNLRLCCFLVLVSSIFSILESQVHNLIVLQVACFKDVEISNFFCDPSQLLKLACSDTLTNNIVMCFLGAIFGFLPLSGIFFSYYKILSSIRRVPTSGGMYKAFSTCGSHLSAVCLLYGTGIGVYFSSAVSQSPGKDAVASVVYTVVMPMLNPFIYSLRNRDIKRAMWRFCSKTIKPQSLCHPFGLQMGK is encoded by the coding sequence ATGTCCAAGTTATACAGAACTGGAAATCTAACAAATATCTCAGAAttcttcctcctgggcctctcagatgatccagaactgcagcctgtgctcttcaccctgttcctgtccatgtacctggtcaccgtgttggggaacctgctcatcatcctggctgtcacctctgacccccacctccacacccccatgtacttcttcctctccaacctctcCTTGGCTGACATTGGTTTCATCTCTACCACTGTTCCCAGGATGACTGTGAACATCCAAACTCACAGCAAAGTCATCTCCTATGTGGGCTGCCTGACTCAGATGtctgtgtttatcttttttggaTGTATGGATGATATGCTcctgactgtgatggcctatgacaggtttgtggccatctgtcacccactgcactaccaggtCATCATGAACCTACGCCTCTGTTGCTTCTTGGTTTTGGTATCTTCTATTTTTAGCATTTTGGAGTCCCAGGTGCACAATTTGATTGTATTACAAGTTGCCTGCTTTAAGGATGtggaaatttctaatttcttctgtgaCCCTTCTCAGCTCCTCAAGCTTGCCTGTTCTGACACTCTCACCAATAACATAGTCATGTGTTTTCTTGGTGCCATCTTTGGTTTTCTCCCTTTGTCAGGGATCTTTTTCtcttactataaaattctttcctCCATTCGCAGAGTCCCCACATCAGGTGGGATGTataaagccttctccacctgtggctcTCACCTGTCAGCTGTTTGTTTATTATATGGAACAGGCATTGGTGTGTACTTCAGTTCAGCTGTCTCACAATCTCCCGGGAAGGATGCCGTGGCCTCGGTGGTGTACACTGTGGTCAtgcccatgctgaaccccttcatctacagtctgaggaacaggGACATCAAGCGGGCCATGTGGAGGTTCTGCAGCAAAACAATCAAACCTCAGTCCCTCTGCCACCCATTTGGATTGCAGATGGGAAAATGA
- the LOC130836217 gene encoding olfactory receptor 18-like, which yields MEPQNLTDISEFFLLGLSDDPDLQPLLFGLFLSMYLVTVLGNLLIILAVSSYTHLHTPMYFFLSNLSLADISISTTTIPKMLVNLQTHSKSVTYTGCLAQVSLFSLFICLESLLLTVMAYDRLLAICHPLHYLVIMKPCTCALLVLASFSISLLSSLIHYLVMSHLNFCAHVEIPHFYCDLSQLLTLACSDTSTNSILIYFIGTIFGGVPLSGILYSYKRIISSILRVSTSGGRHKAFSTCVSHLSVVCLFYGTSIGVYLSSTVSSSPRKGAVASVMYTVVTPMLNPFIYSLRNKDIKSALWRIISKIPHLNTHAIDFCFIGLKKAAKSNMCNKKF from the coding sequence ATGGAACCACAGAATCTAACAGACATCTCAGAAttcttcctcctgggcctctcagaTGATCCAGACCTGCAGCCCCTCCTCTTTGGGCTCTTCCTGTCCATGTACCTGGTCACAGTGCTtgggaacctgctcatcatccttgCTGTCAGCTCTTATACACACCTCCatacccccatgtacttcttcctctccaatctgTCCTTGGCTGACATCAGTAtcagcaccaccaccatccccaagaTGCTAGTGAACCTCCAGACACACAGCAAATCCGTCACCTACACAGGCTGCCTGGCTCAGGtgtccttgttttctctttttatatgtcTGGAGAGTCTACTTTTgacagtgatggcctatgaccggttGCTGGCCATTTGTCACCCCCTACACTACCTGGTCATCATGAAGCCCTGCACCTGTGCCTTGTTGGTTTTGGCGTCATTTTCCATCAGCCTTTTGAGCTCGCTGATACACTACTTGGTGATGTCACACCTTAACTTCTGTGCACATGTGGAAATCCCTCATTTTTATTGTGACCTTTCTCAACTCCTCACCCTGGCCTGTTCTGACACCTCTACCAATAGCATATTAATCTATTTCATTGGTACGATCTTTGGTGGAGTTCCACTTTCAGGGATCCTTTACTCCTATAAGCgaattatttcctccattctgagAGTCTCAACATCAGGTGGGAGGCataaagccttctccacctgtgtcTCTCACCTGTcggttgtttgcttattttatggaACAAGTATTGGTGTGTACCTCAGTTCAACTGTCTCATCTTCCCCCAGGAAGGGTGCAGTGGCCTcggtgatgtacactgtggtcaccccTATGCTGAACCCCTTTATCTACAGCCTAAGAAACAAGGACATCAAAAGTGCCCTGTGGAGGATTATCAGCAAAATCCCTCATCTCAACACCCATGCTATCGATTTTTGCTTCATAGGACTGAAAAAGGCAGCAAAATCAAACATGTGCAACAAGAAATTCTGA
- the LOC130837175 gene encoding olfactory receptor 7C2-like yields the protein MEPGNQTSVLEFLLQGFSQDSEQQPIVFGLFLSVFVVTVLGNLLIILTISSDLHLHTPMYYFLSNLSWADICFTSTTVPKMLVNIQTQSKSITYAGCITQVYFFLAFGGMDTFLLTVMAYDSFVAICHSLHYTVTINPRLCGLLVLVSWFISLSYSLIQSLLMLRLSFCTNWVIPHFYCELAQVLTLACSDTLIHYVLLYTLTGFLGIVPFSGILFSYTRIVSSILRIPSAHGKYKAFSTCASHLSVVSLFYGTGLGVYLSSDSSSWRGMIASVMYTVVTPMLNPFIYSLRNRDIKRALQKVLERMLCAQ from the coding sequence ATGGAACCAGGAAATCAAACAAGTGTTCTAGAATTTCTACTCCAGGGATTTTCACAAGACTCAGAGCAGCAACCCATTGTATTTGGGCTGTTTCTATCAGTGTTTGTGGTCACTGTGCTtgggaacctgctcatcatcctgacCATCAGCTCTGAcctccacctccacacccccatgtactatTTCCTCTCCAACTTGTCCTGGGCTGACATCTGTTTCACTTCCACCACGGTCCCAAAGATGCTGGTGAACATCCAGACACAGAGCAAATCCATCACCTATGCAGGCTGCATCACCCAGGTATATTTTTTCTTGGCTTTTGGAGGCATGGACACTTTTCTCCtcactgtgatggcctatgacagttttgtggccatctgtcactCCCTGCACTACACAGTCACCATAAACCCCCGCCTCTGTGGTTTACTGGTTCTTGTGTCCTGGTTCATCAGCTTGTCATACTCCCTGATTCAGAGTCTCTTGATGTTGAGGCTGTCCTTCTGTACCAACTGGGTCATCCCACACTTTTACTGTGAACTTGCTCAGGTGCTCACACTTGCCTGCTCAGACACACTCATCCATTATGTCCTGTTGTATACGTTGACTGGCTTTCTTGGCATTGTTCCCTTCTCAGGGATCCTTTTCTCCTACACCCGAATTGTCTCCTCAATCCTGAGAATCCCATCAGCTCATGGGAAATATAAGGCATTTTCTACCTGTGCCTCTCACCTGTCTGTGGTTTCTTTGTTCTATGGGACAGGCCTTGGTGTGTATCTCAGTTCTGATTCGTCTTCCTGGAGAGGTATGATTGCCTcggtgatgtacactgtggtcaccccAATGCTGAATCCCTTTATCTACAGCCTACGGAACAGAGACATCAAGAGGGCTCTACAAAAAGTTCTTGAGAGGATGCTGTGTGCTCAGTGA
- the LOC130837212 gene encoding high mobility group nucleosome-binding domain-containing protein 3-like: protein MPKRKSPENTESKDGSKVTKQEPTRRSARMSVKPFPPTKPRKTSAEKEPRTKVNIGAKGKKEENQKAGREGTEN from the coding sequence ATGCCAAAGAGAAAGTCTCCAGAGAATACAGAGAGCAAGGATGGATCCAAAGTAACTAAACAGGAGCCCACCAGAAGGTCTGCCAGGATGTCAGTGAAACCTTTTCCACCAACTAAACCAAGAAAAACATCTGCAGAGAAAGAACCCAGAACTAAAGTTAATATAGGTgccaaaggaaagaaggaggaaaaccaaAAAGCTGGAAGGGAAGGTACAGAAAACTGA